From Actinopolymorpha cephalotaxi, one genomic window encodes:
- a CDS encoding TRM11 family SAM-dependent methyltransferase: MPRYALLVLPATNRVYAEASIDLTRAELGVFSRAVLDGRLTDVAEERLGGVPYVTFGVAEPLGGRDVAYLSLLSSAYALFELHEPRDPREPGGSGADAPLLSPVTLTPPDQFDDDLLTIQKYVGKTNEFFTKLLLNVTVLASSSAGDMLDRRLRILDPLCGRGTTLNQVLMYGWDAAGIEIDGKDVEAYSGFLRTYLKRKRLKHQAELTPIRRDRKVLGRRFHVTLAADKAAYKSGDALDLTVVNADTRRARDFFRSGSFDAIVTDAPYGVQHGSRSGGPGELSRSPLDLLSAALPGWVDLLRPGGALGMSWNTHVARREDAAAALSAAGLEVCDDPAYLGFRHRVDQAILRDVLVATKPRG, encoded by the coding sequence ATGCCGCGTTACGCCCTGCTCGTGCTGCCCGCCACCAACCGGGTGTACGCCGAGGCCTCGATCGACCTCACCCGCGCCGAGCTCGGCGTCTTCTCCCGGGCCGTGCTGGACGGGCGGCTCACCGACGTCGCCGAGGAGCGGCTGGGCGGGGTCCCGTACGTCACGTTCGGGGTCGCCGAGCCGCTGGGTGGCCGCGACGTCGCGTACCTCTCCCTGCTCTCCTCGGCGTACGCGCTGTTCGAGCTACACGAGCCGCGCGACCCCCGCGAGCCGGGCGGTTCCGGGGCAGACGCCCCGCTGCTGAGCCCGGTGACGCTGACCCCGCCGGACCAGTTCGACGACGACCTGCTGACCATCCAGAAGTACGTCGGGAAGACCAACGAGTTCTTCACCAAGCTGTTGCTCAACGTCACCGTGCTGGCCTCGTCGTCCGCCGGTGACATGCTGGACCGCCGGCTGCGGATCCTGGATCCGCTGTGCGGGCGCGGCACCACGCTCAACCAGGTGCTGATGTACGGCTGGGACGCCGCGGGCATCGAGATCGACGGCAAGGACGTCGAGGCGTACTCCGGCTTCCTGCGTACCTACCTCAAGCGCAAGCGGCTCAAGCACCAGGCGGAGCTGACCCCGATCCGGCGCGACCGCAAGGTGCTGGGCCGGAGGTTCCACGTGACGCTGGCCGCGGACAAGGCGGCGTACAAGTCCGGGGACGCGCTCGACCTCACAGTGGTGAACGCCGACACCCGCCGGGCACGCGACTTCTTCCGGTCCGGTTCGTTCGACGCGATCGTCACCGACGCGCCGTACGGCGTCCAGCACGGCAGCCGCTCCGGCGGGCCGGGCGAGCTGTCCCGCTCGCCGCTGGACCTGCTGTCGGCCGCGCTGCCCGGCTGGGTCGACCTGCTCAGGCCGGGCGGCGCCCTGGGGATGTCGTGGAACACCCACGTGGCCCGGCGCGAGGACGCCGCGGCCGCGCTCAGCGCAGCGGGCCTGGAGGTGTGCGACGACCCGGCGTACCTCGGCTTCCGGCACCGGGTCGACCAGGCCATCCTGCGGGACGTGCTGGTGGCGACGAAGCCCCGCGGCTGA
- a CDS encoding MBL fold metallo-hydrolase — protein sequence MRILKYTHSLVRLEKSDRALVIDPGSFSEEEPLDGAEAVLITHEHTDHLDVDKLSRHPDLQIWTNAATASLLTDVDPDRLHVVAAGEDFIAAGFEVSVYGELHEVIHPDLPPVPNIGFFVDDSFFHPGDAFTVPDRPVDTLMVPTSAPWLKSSESIDYIRAVRPRLAVSVHDGLLNDIGLGLVDNLVGGMAEQAGSEFRRLASGGSIDI from the coding sequence ATGCGGATCCTCAAGTACACCCACTCCCTGGTCCGGCTGGAGAAGAGCGACCGGGCGCTGGTGATCGACCCCGGCTCCTTCAGCGAGGAGGAGCCGCTGGACGGGGCCGAGGCCGTCCTGATCACCCACGAGCACACCGACCACCTCGACGTGGACAAGCTCTCCCGGCACCCCGACCTGCAGATCTGGACCAACGCCGCGACCGCCTCCCTGCTGACCGACGTCGACCCCGACCGGCTGCACGTGGTCGCCGCCGGCGAGGACTTCATCGCGGCCGGCTTCGAGGTGAGCGTGTACGGCGAACTGCACGAGGTGATCCACCCCGACCTGCCGCCGGTGCCCAACATCGGCTTCTTCGTCGACGACTCGTTCTTCCATCCCGGCGACGCGTTCACCGTGCCCGACCGGCCGGTCGACACCCTGATGGTGCCCACGTCCGCTCCCTGGCTGAAGTCCTCGGAGTCGATCGACTACATCCGCGCTGTGCGGCCACGGCTCGCCGTGTCGGTGCACGACGGGCTGCTGAACGACATCGGGCTGGGCTTGGTGGACAACCTCGTGGGCGGGATGGCCGAGCAGGCCGGGTCGGAGTTCCGCCGGCTCGCGTCCGGTGGGTCGATCGACATCTGA
- a CDS encoding isoprenyl transferase yields MALPGLLYRIYQRRLTASIPSERVPRHVAVMIDGNRRWARAAGADDVRFGYDAGAAKVPHFLGWCEEVGVRVVTIYMLSADNLRRPAEDVDPLLEVIGGLVGELAATGRWRIHPVGARDLLPERIAQVLKDAEETTAEVDGVLVNVAVGYGGRREVTEAVRALLHEHADKGTTIEDLAEVLDVEHIAAHLYTKGQPDPDLVIRTSGELRMSDFLLWQSAYSEFFFCEALWPDFRKVDFLRAIRAYAARNRRYGL; encoded by the coding sequence ATGGCCCTGCCCGGCCTGCTCTACCGCATCTACCAGCGCCGCCTGACGGCATCGATCCCGTCCGAGCGGGTGCCGCGGCACGTCGCGGTGATGATCGACGGCAACCGCCGGTGGGCGCGCGCGGCGGGTGCCGACGACGTGCGCTTCGGCTACGACGCCGGCGCCGCCAAGGTGCCGCACTTCCTCGGCTGGTGCGAGGAGGTGGGCGTACGCGTCGTCACGATCTACATGCTCTCCGCCGACAACCTCCGCCGCCCGGCCGAGGACGTCGACCCGCTGCTGGAGGTCATCGGTGGGCTGGTCGGCGAGCTCGCCGCGACCGGCCGCTGGCGGATCCACCCGGTCGGCGCGCGCGACCTGCTGCCCGAGCGGATCGCCCAGGTACTCAAGGACGCCGAGGAGACCACCGCCGAGGTGGACGGCGTGCTGGTCAACGTCGCGGTGGGGTACGGCGGCCGGCGGGAGGTCACCGAAGCGGTGCGGGCGCTGCTGCACGAGCACGCCGACAAGGGCACGACCATCGAGGACCTCGCTGAGGTGCTCGACGTCGAGCACATCGCCGCCCACCTCTACACCAAGGGCCAGCCCGACCCCGACCTGGTGATCCGTACCTCGGGGGAGCTGCGGATGTCGGACTTCCTGTTGTGGCAGAGCGCCTACAGCGAGTTCTTCTTCTGCGAAGCGCTCTGGCCGGATTTCCGGAAGGTCGATTTTCTCCGGGCGATCCGGGCGTACGCAGCCCGAAACCGCCGCTACGGCCTTTGA
- a CDS encoding PhoH family protein → MAASESSESSMALSTSAGTVDTSAGHPNAGHQNAGHQNASHQNAGQSNEGDLRTGPDPAPDQDPNANRTYVIDTSVLLADPNALRRFEEHEIVLPVVVVTELEGKRHHPELGYFARTALRLLDELRVRHGRLDEPVPIGTSGGSLRVELNHADPEVLPVGFRLGDNDTRILAVALNLAAEGREVVLVSKDLPLRVKASAVGLVAEEYRAELPVETGWTGMVEVDLAGADLNTLYAEGTIDLETARELPTHTGLVLLSERGSGLGRVTPDKRVRLVRGDREAFGLHGRSAEQRVALDLLLDPDIGIVSLGGRAGTGKSALALCAGLEAVMERRQHRKVVVFRPLYAVGGQDLGYLPGSEAEKMAPWSQAVFDTLGAVTNANVVEEVIDRGMLEVLPLTHIRGRSLHDAFVVVDEAQSLERNVLLTVLSRIGSGSRVVLTHDVGQRDNLRVGRHDGVVAVIEKLKGHPLFAHVTLTRSERSPIAALVTEMLEDISL, encoded by the coding sequence GTGGCTGCATCTGAGTCGTCTGAGTCGTCGATGGCGTTGTCGACCTCGGCCGGGACTGTGGACACCTCCGCTGGTCACCCGAACGCCGGTCACCAGAACGCCGGTCACCAGAATGCCAGTCACCAGAATGCCGGTCAGTCGAACGAGGGCGACCTGAGGACCGGGCCCGACCCGGCACCGGACCAGGACCCGAACGCCAACCGCACGTACGTCATCGACACCAGCGTTCTGCTCGCCGACCCGAACGCGCTGCGGCGCTTCGAGGAGCACGAGATCGTGCTGCCGGTCGTGGTGGTCACCGAACTCGAGGGCAAGCGCCACCACCCCGAGCTCGGCTACTTCGCCCGCACCGCCCTCCGGCTGCTCGACGAACTCCGGGTACGACACGGCCGGCTGGACGAGCCGGTGCCGATCGGTACGTCCGGAGGCTCCCTGCGGGTCGAGCTCAACCATGCCGATCCGGAGGTGCTGCCGGTCGGTTTCCGGCTGGGCGACAACGACACCCGCATCCTCGCGGTGGCACTCAACCTGGCCGCGGAGGGCCGCGAGGTGGTCCTCGTCTCCAAGGACCTGCCGCTGCGGGTGAAGGCGTCGGCCGTCGGCCTGGTCGCGGAGGAGTACCGCGCGGAGCTACCGGTCGAGACCGGGTGGACCGGCATGGTCGAGGTCGACCTGGCCGGCGCCGACCTGAACACGCTGTACGCGGAGGGGACGATCGACCTCGAAACCGCCCGCGAGCTCCCCACCCACACCGGCCTGGTGCTGTTGTCCGAACGCGGCAGCGGCCTGGGCCGGGTCACCCCCGACAAGCGGGTACGCCTGGTCCGCGGCGACCGGGAGGCGTTCGGCCTGCACGGCCGCTCGGCCGAGCAGCGCGTCGCCCTCGACCTGCTGCTGGACCCCGACATCGGCATCGTGAGCCTCGGCGGAAGGGCCGGAACCGGAAAGTCCGCACTGGCACTGTGCGCCGGTCTGGAGGCGGTGATGGAGCGCCGCCAGCACCGCAAGGTCGTCGTGTTCCGGCCGCTGTACGCGGTGGGCGGGCAGGATCTGGGCTATCTGCCGGGCAGTGAGGCCGAGAAAATGGCCCCGTGGTCACAGGCGGTGTTCGACACGTTGGGCGCGGTGACGAACGCGAACGTCGTGGAGGAGGTCATCGACCGGGGCATGCTCGAGGTGCTTCCGCTCACGCACATCCGCGGCCGGTCCCTGCACGACGCCTTCGTCGTGGTCGACGAGGCACAGTCGCTGGAACGCAACGTACTGCTCACGGTATTGTCCCGGATTGGTTCCGGTTCCCGAGTTGTCCTGACTCACGACGTTGGTCAGCGGGACAACCTGCGAGTCGGACGCCATGACGGAGTAGTGGCCGTGATCGAGAAGCTCAAGGGGCATCCGTTGTTCGCGCACGTGACGCTGACCCGCTCCGAGCGTTCCCCGATCGCCGCCCTCGTGACGGAGATGCTCGAGGACATCTCGTTGTGA
- a CDS encoding aggregation-promoting factor C-terminal-like domain-containing protein gives MASYAGKHRAPAKHRERGRGAGFTTRQAAPSPGGSRRADVTPKVAQTSPVTAREVIDVRDVADVRELVDTPAVAGGRGVVAPRPAVEAREPQVVALPAVMPEAEPEPAARRGFRISPAFAAVTAASLGVTGAVGAGVLVAGSHRTGAINNLAVSDLGGRGALTAKRAAELKPKSATPRHTTRTVTPKPTPTPTATEKPEKVVPATGEDVIDRTAVERVRAAERASRAAEREALAREQAAKERARMESGSPKEIAARLVAARGWSDAQYQCLVTMWTRESSWNHHAVNAGSGAYGIPQALPGSKMAAYGSDWRDNPTTQIKWGLAYIESRYNTPCGAWSWWQAHNWY, from the coding sequence GTGGCGAGCTACGCCGGTAAGCACCGGGCACCCGCGAAGCATCGGGAGCGCGGACGCGGCGCAGGATTCACGACCCGGCAGGCGGCCCCTTCCCCTGGGGGCTCGCGACGGGCCGACGTCACCCCGAAGGTCGCGCAGACCTCGCCGGTCACGGCCCGCGAGGTGATCGACGTACGTGACGTCGCCGACGTCCGCGAGCTGGTCGACACACCCGCGGTCGCCGGCGGACGCGGGGTGGTGGCGCCTCGCCCGGCGGTCGAGGCCCGGGAGCCGCAGGTCGTCGCCCTTCCCGCCGTGATGCCGGAGGCCGAGCCGGAGCCCGCGGCCCGCCGCGGGTTCCGGATCAGCCCCGCCTTCGCCGCCGTCACCGCGGCCAGCCTCGGGGTGACCGGGGCGGTGGGCGCGGGCGTCCTGGTGGCCGGGAGCCACCGGACCGGCGCGATCAACAACCTCGCCGTGTCCGACCTCGGTGGCCGCGGCGCACTCACCGCGAAGCGGGCCGCCGAGCTCAAGCCGAAGTCCGCGACACCGCGGCACACCACCCGCACCGTGACCCCGAAACCCACGCCCACACCGACGGCGACGGAGAAGCCGGAGAAGGTCGTTCCGGCGACGGGCGAGGACGTCATCGACCGCACCGCCGTCGAGCGGGTTCGCGCCGCCGAGCGCGCCTCCCGTGCGGCCGAGCGCGAGGCCCTCGCGCGCGAGCAGGCCGCCAAGGAGCGGGCGCGGATGGAGAGCGGGTCGCCGAAGGAGATCGCCGCCCGCCTGGTCGCCGCGCGGGGCTGGAGCGACGCGCAGTACCAATGCCTGGTGACCATGTGGACGCGGGAGAGCAGCTGGAACCACCACGCGGTCAACGCCGGTTCGGGCGCGTACGGCATTCCCCAGGCGCTGCCCGGAAGCAAGATGGCCGCGTACGGCTCGGACTGGCGCGACAACCCCACCACCCAGATCAAGTGGGGCCTGGCCTACATCGAGTCCCGCTACAACACCCCCTGCGGCGCATGGTCGTGGTGGCAGGCCCACAACTGGTACTGA
- a CDS encoding extracellular solute-binding protein, producing MRDAAGRKGRRPQSKYAERPAGRRRAALFAALTLAAAAALAGCGSDSGPPVVTWYVNPDNGGQAKLAAKCTQQAGGKYRIATALLPRDSTAQREQLVRRLAAGDKGIDLMSLDLPYLAEFANAGFLHKFQGSEASELTKGMLAGPLEAAKWKDELYAVPFNSNTQVLWYHKSVAAKAGLDIGPNSDVTWKQVIAAAEKSGTTVQVQASRYEGYTVLINSLVASAGGKILKNPEAGKDVTPAIDSAAGRAAADVLRTLGRSKAASADISNSDEGTSQAGFNADNGGFMTNWPFVYTAETGTLNDLKTQRKSAPAGKRAALDKQIREQQAKVDDFGYARWPGVVKGRPSAPPLGGINLAVGAFSQHTKESVEAARCITSPASQKEYMLGEGLLPTVESVYADPEIRKAFPMAGLLRKSVDQGAPRPITPYYPDITAAVQRTWHPASAVSPSRTPEATAKLIVAVLHDKELI from the coding sequence GTGCGTGACGCAGCCGGCCGAAAGGGCCGGAGACCGCAGTCCAAGTACGCCGAACGACCTGCCGGGCGCCGCCGGGCGGCGCTGTTCGCGGCGCTCACCCTCGCGGCCGCGGCGGCCCTGGCCGGGTGCGGGAGCGACTCCGGGCCGCCGGTCGTGACGTGGTACGTCAACCCCGACAACGGCGGCCAGGCGAAGCTGGCGGCCAAGTGCACGCAGCAGGCCGGCGGGAAGTACCGCATCGCCACCGCGCTGCTGCCCCGCGACTCCACCGCCCAGCGCGAGCAACTCGTCCGCCGGCTCGCCGCCGGTGACAAGGGCATCGACCTGATGAGCCTCGACCTTCCCTACCTCGCGGAGTTCGCCAACGCGGGCTTCCTGCACAAGTTCCAGGGCAGCGAGGCGAGCGAGCTCACCAAGGGCATGCTGGCCGGGCCGCTGGAGGCGGCGAAGTGGAAGGACGAGCTCTACGCTGTCCCGTTCAACTCCAACACCCAGGTGCTGTGGTACCACAAGTCGGTCGCTGCGAAGGCCGGCCTGGACATCGGCCCCAACTCCGACGTGACCTGGAAGCAGGTCATCGCGGCCGCGGAGAAGTCCGGCACCACGGTGCAGGTGCAGGCGTCCCGCTACGAGGGCTACACCGTGCTGATCAACTCGCTGGTGGCCTCCGCGGGCGGGAAGATCCTGAAGAATCCCGAAGCGGGCAAGGACGTCACGCCCGCCATCGACTCCGCCGCCGGCCGTGCCGCCGCCGACGTGCTGCGCACGCTGGGGCGTTCGAAGGCGGCGTCGGCCGATATCAGCAACTCCGACGAGGGCACCAGCCAGGCCGGGTTCAACGCCGACAACGGCGGCTTCATGACCAACTGGCCGTTCGTCTACACCGCCGAGACCGGCACGCTGAACGACCTGAAGACGCAGCGCAAGAGCGCTCCGGCGGGCAAGCGGGCCGCGCTGGACAAGCAGATCAGGGAACAGCAAGCCAAGGTTGACGACTTCGGCTACGCCCGCTGGCCCGGCGTCGTCAAGGGCAGGCCGAGCGCGCCGCCGCTGGGCGGCATCAACCTCGCCGTCGGCGCGTTCAGCCAGCACACCAAGGAGTCGGTCGAGGCGGCGCGCTGCATCACCTCACCGGCCAGCCAGAAGGAGTACATGCTCGGCGAGGGCCTGCTGCCGACGGTCGAGTCGGTGTACGCAGATCCCGAGATCCGCAAGGCGTTCCCGATGGCCGGCCTGCTGCGGAAGTCGGTCGACCAGGGCGCGCCCCGGCCGATCACGCCGTACTACCCCGACATCACCGCGGCCGTCCAGCGCACCTGGCACCCGGCGTCGGCGGTCAGCCCGAGCAGGACTCCCGAGGCCACCGCGAAGCTGATCGTCGCGGTCCTCCACGACAAAGAGCTGATCTGA
- a CDS encoding carbohydrate ABC transporter permease — protein sequence MTTTTLEKPAPSTARRRRLTDRARHEQRLGWYLCAPAFIVMLAVTAYPMLQAVWLSLQSYRITDPESRRFVGLANYTMVLSDGLWWRDVGVTVLITIVTVIVELIIGFAFAMVMHRILFGRGIVRTAILVPYGIITVVSAFAWKFAFAPDSGFFNSWFGLDNYDVFAQFGSSIAAISMSEIWKTTPFMSLLLLAGLAQVPEDLQEAAKVDGATWWQRLWKVTIPNMRAAIMVALLFRTLDAYRIFDSVFVMTNGAQGTETVSFLAYRQMITRTAVGLGSAVSVLLFLTVLIIAFVFIKLFRTDLSQVRGDR from the coding sequence ATGACGACAACGACACTCGAGAAACCGGCTCCCTCGACCGCCAGGCGGCGCAGGCTGACCGACCGGGCCCGCCACGAGCAGCGGCTGGGGTGGTATCTCTGCGCCCCGGCCTTCATCGTGATGCTGGCGGTCACCGCCTATCCGATGCTGCAGGCGGTGTGGCTTTCCCTGCAGAGCTACCGGATCACCGACCCCGAGTCCCGGCGGTTCGTGGGCCTGGCCAACTACACGATGGTGCTGAGCGACGGACTGTGGTGGCGCGACGTCGGCGTCACCGTGCTGATCACCATCGTCACCGTGATCGTGGAGCTGATCATCGGCTTCGCGTTCGCGATGGTGATGCACCGCATCCTGTTCGGGCGGGGCATCGTCCGCACCGCCATCCTGGTGCCCTACGGCATCATCACGGTGGTCTCGGCGTTCGCCTGGAAGTTCGCGTTCGCGCCCGACTCGGGGTTCTTCAACTCCTGGTTCGGCCTGGACAACTACGACGTCTTCGCGCAGTTCGGCTCCTCGATCGCGGCGATCTCGATGTCGGAGATCTGGAAGACGACGCCGTTCATGTCGCTGCTGTTGCTGGCCGGGCTCGCGCAGGTCCCCGAGGACCTGCAGGAGGCCGCGAAGGTCGACGGCGCCACCTGGTGGCAGCGGCTGTGGAAGGTCACCATCCCCAACATGCGGGCGGCGATCATGGTCGCCCTGCTGTTCCGCACGCTGGACGCCTACCGCATCTTCGACAGCGTGTTCGTGATGACGAACGGCGCGCAGGGCACCGAGACGGTCTCCTTCCTGGCGTACCGGCAGATGATCACCCGCACGGCGGTGGGTCTCGGCTCGGCGGTGTCGGTGCTGTTGTTCCTCACGGTGCTGATCATCGCGTTCGTCTTCATCAAGCTGTTCCGGACCGACCTGTCCCAGGTGCGAGGTGATCGGTGA
- a CDS encoding carbohydrate ABC transporter permease, with protein MNARKVWWAVAGLAIVFYTLFPVAWILSLSLKKDANTPGFFPTEATFDNYRTVFDSGLFLSALRNSVGISLISTVASVVLATLAAYAIARLEFRGKKLVLSMALAIAMFPTISLVPPLFDMWRTLGLYDTWLGLIIPYMSFTLPLAIWTLSAFFREIPWEMEQAAQVDGATQWQAFRKVIVPLAAPGVFTAAILTFFFAWNDFVFGISLTASDAARPVPAALAFFTGESFFEQPTAAIAAAAVVVTIPVIVLVLFFQRKIVAGLTSGAVKG; from the coding sequence ATGAACGCCCGCAAGGTGTGGTGGGCGGTCGCCGGGCTGGCGATCGTCTTCTACACGCTGTTCCCGGTGGCGTGGATCCTTTCCCTGTCACTGAAGAAGGACGCCAACACGCCGGGCTTCTTCCCGACCGAGGCCACCTTCGACAACTACCGCACGGTGTTCGACTCGGGACTGTTCCTCAGCGCGCTGCGCAACTCCGTCGGCATCTCGCTGATCTCCACCGTCGCGTCGGTGGTGCTGGCCACGCTGGCCGCCTACGCGATCGCGCGGCTGGAGTTCAGGGGCAAGAAGCTGGTGCTGTCGATGGCGCTGGCGATCGCGATGTTCCCGACCATCTCGCTGGTGCCGCCGCTGTTCGACATGTGGCGGACGCTCGGGCTGTACGACACCTGGCTCGGGCTGATCATCCCCTACATGTCGTTCACCCTGCCGCTGGCGATCTGGACGCTCTCGGCGTTCTTCCGGGAGATCCCCTGGGAGATGGAGCAGGCCGCCCAGGTCGACGGCGCCACCCAGTGGCAGGCGTTCCGCAAGGTGATCGTCCCGCTGGCGGCCCCCGGTGTGTTCACCGCCGCCATCCTGACGTTCTTCTTCGCCTGGAACGACTTCGTGTTCGGCATCTCGCTGACCGCCTCCGACGCGGCCCGGCCGGTGCCCGCGGCGCTGGCGTTCTTCACGGGTGAGTCCTTCTTCGAACAACCCACGGCCGCGATCGCGGCGGCCGCGGTGGTCGTCACGATCCCGGTGATCGTGCTCGTCCTCTTCTTCCAGCGCAAGATCGTGGCCGGGCTGACGTCCGGCGCGGTGAAGGGTTGA
- a CDS encoding ABC transporter ATP-binding protein: MAVIELKNIVKEYGDGYPAVNDVSLEIADGEFMILVGPSGCGKSTLLRMIVGLEDITSGDLLIGGERVNDKAPRDRNLAMVFQNYALYPHLTVYENIAFPLRLAKQSDEDVRQKVERAADLLELGEHLQRKPSQLSGGQRQRVAMGRAIVRDAEAFLFDEPLSNLDAKLRGQMRTEISRLQRQLDTTTVYVTHDQTEAMTLGDRVAVLRKGVLQQCASPRELYEQPINLFVAGFIGAPPMNFLPATVKDGRIELPFATVPLPDVYDAAALEGRLLVAGIRPGSFEDAEYVDSAKHPRGETFEATVDVIEWLGNEQYAYVPYESEQDLRAEIDTLAQELDMEAMRPQLIISLDPASRIREGQPGRFWLDVSKIHLFDPKDGANLGLTRKNSNATSGEPTPA, encoded by the coding sequence ATGGCAGTCATCGAGTTGAAGAACATCGTCAAGGAGTACGGCGATGGTTATCCGGCCGTCAACGACGTGAGCCTGGAGATCGCCGACGGCGAGTTCATGATTCTCGTCGGCCCGTCCGGATGCGGCAAGTCCACCTTGCTCCGGATGATCGTGGGGCTGGAGGACATCACCTCCGGTGACCTGTTGATCGGCGGCGAACGCGTCAACGACAAGGCGCCGCGCGACCGCAACCTCGCGATGGTCTTCCAGAACTACGCGCTCTACCCCCACCTCACCGTCTACGAGAACATCGCGTTCCCGTTGCGGCTGGCCAAGCAGTCCGACGAGGACGTGCGGCAGAAGGTGGAGCGCGCCGCCGACCTGCTCGAGCTGGGCGAGCACCTGCAGCGCAAGCCGAGCCAGCTGTCCGGTGGTCAGCGCCAGCGGGTGGCGATGGGGCGGGCGATCGTCCGGGACGCGGAGGCGTTCCTGTTCGACGAGCCGCTGTCCAACCTCGACGCCAAGCTGCGTGGGCAGATGCGAACCGAGATCTCCCGGCTGCAGCGGCAGCTGGACACCACAACCGTCTACGTCACCCACGACCAGACCGAGGCGATGACCCTCGGGGACCGGGTTGCCGTTCTGCGCAAGGGTGTTCTGCAGCAGTGCGCGTCTCCGCGCGAGCTGTACGAGCAGCCGATCAACCTGTTCGTGGCGGGTTTCATCGGCGCGCCGCCGATGAACTTCCTACCGGCCACGGTGAAGGACGGCCGGATCGAGCTGCCGTTCGCCACCGTGCCGCTGCCCGACGTCTACGACGCGGCGGCCCTGGAAGGCCGCCTGCTGGTGGCGGGCATCCGGCCGGGTTCGTTCGAGGACGCGGAGTACGTCGACTCGGCCAAGCACCCGCGCGGTGAGACGTTCGAGGCGACCGTCGACGTGATCGAGTGGCTCGGCAACGAGCAGTACGCCTACGTGCCGTACGAGTCCGAGCAGGACCTGCGTGCCGAGATCGACACGCTGGCACAGGAACTCGACATGGAGGCGATGCGCCCGCAGCTCATCATCTCCCTCGACCCCGCCAGCCGGATCCGCGAGGGGCAGCCGGGCAGGTTCTGGTTGGACGTGTCGAAGATCCACCTGTTCGACCCCAAGGACGGTGCCAACCTCGGGTTGACACGGAAGAACTCGAACGCGACCAGCGGCGAGCCCACGCCTGCCTGA